The Pyricularia oryzae 70-15 chromosome 5, whole genome shotgun sequence genome includes a region encoding these proteins:
- a CDS encoding pre-mRNA-splicing factor cwc-21: MSDNVGLSTPRGSGTSGYVQRNLAQMRPRDSAAPYPPRGDVDSLRHRQRQPDKGILEHDRKREIEVKVFELRDKLEEEEVDEEEIEIQCEQLRERLTEEARRGGGGAARRDLKMHKVHDLADAKIKESERLRRALKISKNYEEGGHWKKQEERLRKALDEDARAPSGSREAEGGP; encoded by the exons ATGTCGGACAACGTCGGCCTCTCGACGCCCAGGGGCAGCGGCACCTCCGGCTACGTCCAGCGCAACCTGGCACAGATGAGGCCGCGCGACTCGGCCGCCCCGTACCCTCCCCGCGGTGACGTCGACAGCCTCCGCCACCGGCAGCGCCAGCCCGACAAGGGCATCCTCGAGCACGACCGGAAGCGTGAGATCGAAGTCAAGGTCTTTGAGCTGCGCGACAAGCTCGAAGAGGAAGA AGTCGACGAGGAAGAAATCGAAATACAATGCGAACAGCTGCGCGAAAGACTCACCGAAGAAGCCCgccggggcggcggcggtgcggcGCGCAGGGACCTCAAGATGCACAAGGTCCACGACCTGGCCGACGCCAAGATCAAAGAGAGCGAACGTCTTAGGCGAGCGCTCAAAATCAGCAAGAACTACGAGGAGGGAGGCCACTGGAAGAAGCAGGAGGAGAGGCTCAGGAAGGCGCTTGACGAGGACGCGCGGGCGCCCAGTGGTAGCAGGGAGGCCGAGGGTGGTCCTTGA
- a CDS encoding splicing factor 3B subunit 1 yields MSDADFEQIKKLQQERNAAAAANKGSRTFDPTTQRADTKVKLNEAFDTDLYDRENGVDKYAGYHRSLPAADGDDEEMGDAGANGRSLVGQYTATRAQIDEFARGSGVEEDDILAGRGEKSNRITDRETDYQKRRFDRVLTPTRADPFAAGAEGSSYRDVMEEREIEREEERVRRAIEAKNKDMIANGDVPEHQPTLKDTEIKDDSKDSEDASAGRKRKKRWDVATTDDATAAAPTPTDAKPKRSRWDQAPALEVPGAEPTKKRSRWDQAPSATPVGAQGLATPMHTSQTAPMAVPVGFGTEVHRNMALSNEELDAMLPGPEEGYKVLEPPPGYEPVRAPAHKLMQTPAPASGFVMQDPNTGRITNQQMPKEIPGVGDLQFFKPEDMAYFGKLTDGTNEDQLSVEELKERKIMRLLLKVKNGTPPMRKTALRQLTDNARNFGAGPLFNQILPLLMEKTLEDQERHLLVKVIDRILYKLDDMVRPYVHKILVVIEPLLIDQDYYARVEGREIISNLAKAAGLATMISTMRPDIDHVDEYVRNTTARAFAVVASALGIPALLPFLQAVCRSKKSWQARHTGVKIVQQIPILMGCAVLPHLKRLVDCIGPNLNDEQTKVRTVTSLAIAALAEAANPYGIESFDDILNPLWTGARKQRGKGLAGFLKAVGYIIPLMDEEYANYYTSQIMEILLREFSSPDEEMKKVVLKVVSQCAGTEGVTAGYLKEHVLDEFFKSFWVRRMALDKRNYRQVVETTVDIGQKVGAGEILERIVINLKDESEPYRKMTVETVEKIVASLGAADVGERLEERLIDGILHAFQEQSVEDVIMLNGFGSVVNALGTRCKPYLPQIVSTILWRLNNKSATVRQQAADLISRIAMVMKQCGEDALMGKLGVVLYEYLGEEYPEVLGSILGALRSIVTVVGISQMQPPIKDLLPRLTPILRNRHEKVQENTIDLVGRIADRGPESVNAREWMRICFELLDMLKAHKKGIRRAANNTFGFIAKAIGPQDVLATLLNNLRVQERQSRVNTAVAIGIIAETCAPFTVLPALMNEYRVPELNVQNGVLKSLSFMFEYIGEMAKDYVYAVTPLLEDALIDRDQVHRQTAASVVKHIALGVVGLGCEDAMVHLLNLLYPNLFETSPHVIDRIIEAIEAVRMAVGPGLVLNYVWAGLFHPARKVRTPYWRLYNDAYVQGADAMVPYYPTLEEDGHDRAELAIML; encoded by the coding sequence ATGTCGGACGCGGATTTCGAGCAGATCAAAAAGCTGCAGCAGGAACGCAACGCTGCAGCAGCCGCGAATAAAGGCTCCCGGACGTTCGACCCGACCACCCAACGCGCCGACACCAAAGTCAAGCTCAACGAGGCATTCGACACCGACCTTTACGATCGCGAAAATGGCGTTGACAAGTATGCGGGTTATCACCGCTCGCTGCCCGCCGCGGATGGCGATGACGAGGAGATGGGGGACGCTGGTGCCAATGGCCGCAGCTTAGTTGGCCAGTATACGGCCACACGCGCCCAGATCGACGAATTTGCGCGCGGCTCAGgcgtcgaggaggatgatATCCTAGCCGGACGTGGAGAGAAAAGCAACCGCATCACCGACCGGGAGACCGATTACCAGAAACGCCGCTTTGATCGCGTCCTCACCCCGACCCGTGCTGATCCATTCGCTGCCGGCGCCGAAGGCTCTAGCTACCGTGATGTCATGGAAGAACGTGAGATTGAACGAGAGGAGGAGAGGGTCCGACGGGCCATCGAAGCCAAGAACAAGGACATGATTGCCAACGGCGATGTGCCCGAGCACCAGCCGACGCTCAAGGACACGGAGATCAAGGACGACAGTAAGGACTCGGAGGATGCTTCTGCCGGTCGCAAACGCAAGAAGCGGTGGGATGTTGCGACAACAGACGATGCAACTGCGGCAGCACCGACACCCACCGATGCGAAGCCGAAGCGTTCGAGGTGGGATCAGGCACCTGCCCTGGAGGTACCGGGTGCTGAGCCGACCAAGAAGAGGTCGCGATGGGATCAGGCACCATCAGCAACTCCGGTGGGAGCACAGGGCCTGGCCACTCCGATGCACACGTCGCAAACCGCTCCCATGGCAGTACCGGTTGGCTTCGGTACTGAGGTGCACCGCAACATGGCTCTGAGCAACGAGGAGCTCGATGCGATGCTGCCGGGTCCGGAGGAGGGTTACAAGGTTCTTGAACCGCCGCCTGGGTATGAACCCGTGCGGGCGCCTGCGCACAAGCTCATGCAGACTCCGGCGCCCGCGTCAGGATTTGTGATGCAGGACCCCAACACCGGACGCATCACAAACCAACAAATGCCAAAGGAGATCCCAGGAGTCGGAGACTTGCAATTTTTCAAGCCAGAAGACATGGCATACTTTGGCAAGCTCACAGATGGAACCAACGAGGATCAGCTGTCCGTTGAAGAGTTGAAGGAGCGGAAAATAATGAGGCTGCTCCTCAAGGTCAAGAACGGCACCCCTCCAATGCGAAAGACGGCGCTGAGGCAGCTCACTGACAACGCGCGCAATTTTGGGGCCGGCCCTCTATTTAACCAGATCCTCCCGCTCTTGATGGAGAAGACTCTCGAGGACCAAGAGCGACATCTGTTGGTCAAGGTTATCGACCGCATTCTATACAAACTGGACGACATGGTAAGACCATATGTTCACAAGATCCTTGTGGTCATTGAGCCTCTTCTCATTGACCAAGACTACTACGCACGAGTCGAAGGTCGCGAAATCATTTCCAACCTTGCCAAAGCTGCTGGCCTTGCCACCATGATCAGCACCATGAGACCAGATATCGATCACGTCGACGAGTACGTGCGAAACACCACGGCCAGAGCCTTTGCCGTTGTTGCGTCAGCACTAGGTATTCCTGCCCTACTTCCTTTCCTCCAGGCTGTTTGCCGAAGCAAGAAGTCATGGCAGGCTCGTCACACGGGTGTCAAGATCGTGCAGCAGATCCCTATTCTCATGGGATGTGCCGTTCTGCCCCATCTCAAGCGTCTGGTAGATTGCATCGGACCCAACCTGAACGACGAACAGACCAAGGTGCGCACTGTGACCAGTTTGGCTATTGCTGCTCTGGCAGAAGCAGCCAACCCTTACGGTATCGAGAGTTTCGATGACATCCTGAATCCTCTCTGGACAGGCGCACGAAAGCAACGAGGTAAGGGTCTGGCCGGTTTCCTCAAGGCCGTGGGTTACATTATCCCTCTGATGGACGAGGAGTATGCAAACTACTACACCAGCCAGATCATGGAAATCCTGTTGCGAGAATTCTCGTCACCGGATGAGGAAATGAAGAAGGTTGTGCTCAAGGTGGTGTCGCAATGTGCTGGAACAGAAGGTGTTACGGCTGGCTATCTCAAGGAGCACGTCTTGGATGAGTTTTTCAAGAGTTTCTGGGTCCGGCGTATGGCCCTCGACAAGCGCAATTACCGACAAGTAGTGGAGACCACGGTTGATATTGGACAAAAGGTTGGGGCGGGAGAAATCCTGGAGAGGATCGTTATCAATCTCAAGGATGAGAGCGAGCCGTACAGGAAGATGACGGTTGAGACTGTGGAGAAGATTGTTGCCAGCTTGGGCGCAGCGGATGTGGGCGAGCGTCTGGAAGAGCGTCTGATCGATGGTATCCTGCATGCGTTCCAGGAGCAGAGCGTTGAGGACGTCATTATGCTCAACGGCTTCGGATCCGTGGTCAACGCGCTCGGTACCCGATGCAAGCCATACCTACCCCAAATTGTCAGTACCATTCTCTGGAGGCTAAACAACAAGTCGGCAACAGTACGACAACAAGCAGCAGATCTGATCTCGCGAATCGCCATGGTAATGAAGCAATGCGGCGAGGACGCGCTCATGGGCAAGCTTGGCGTTGTGCTGTATGAGTACCTCGGTGAGGAGTACCCCGAGGTGCTTGGTTCGATCTTGGGAGCCCTGCGGTCGATCGTTACAGTTGTCGGTATCAGCCAGATGCAGCCTCCCATCAAGGACCTGCTGCCACGCTTGACGCCGATTCTGAGGAACAGGCACGAGAAGGTACAAGAGAATACGATCGACTTGGTAGGACGTATTGCGGACCGTGGACCCGAATCGGTCAATGCACGAGAGTGGATGAGAATCTGCTTTGAGCTGCTCGACATGCTCAAGGCTCACAAGAAAGGCATCCGAAGAGCAGCGAACAACACGTTTGGTTTCATCGCCAAGGCCATTGGTCCGCAGGATGTGTTGGCAACGCTGCTCAACAACCTACGCGTGCAGGAGCGTCAGAGTCGTGTCAACACGGCCGTTGCCATCGGTATCATTGCCGAGACCTGTGCACCCTTCACAGTGCTTCCGGCGCTGATGAACGAGTACCGCGTGCCGGAGTTGAACGTGCAGAATGGTGTGCTCAAGTCACTGAGTTTTATGTTTGAGTACATTGGAGAAATGGCCAAGGACTACGTCTATGCCGTTACCCCGCTACTTGAAGACGCGCTTATCGATCGCGACCAAGTGCACAGGCAGACAGCGGCATCGGTCGTCAAGCACATTGCACTTGGTGTCGTTGGTCTTGGTTGCGAGGACGCCATGGTTCACTTGCTCAACCTTCTGTACCCGAACCTGTTTGAGACGAGTCCCCACGTTATCGACCGTATCATCGAGGCTATTGAAGCCGTCCGCATGGCCGTCGGGCCAGGCCTGGTGCTTAACTACGTCTGGGCAGGGCTGTTCCACCCGGCGCGAAAGGTGCGCACGCCATACTGGCGGCTCTACAACGACGCTTACgttcagggtgccgacgcCATGGTTCCTTACTACCCCACGCTGGAGGAAGATGGGCATGACAGGGCGGAGCTGGCAATCATGCTGTAG
- a CDS encoding guanine nucleotide-binding protein subunit alpha, whose amino-acid sequence MGCGMSTEEKEGKARNEEIENQLKRDRLQQRNEIKMLLLGAGESGKSTILKQMKLIHEGGYSRDERESFKEIIFSNTVQSMRVILEAMESLELPLEDQRMEYHVQTIFMQPAQIEGDVLPPEVGNAIEALWKDRGVQECFKRSREYQLNDSARYYFDNIARIAAPDYMPNDQDVLRSRVKTTGITETTFIIGDLTYRMFDVGGQRSERKKWIHCFENVTTILFLVAISEYDQLLFEDETVNRMQEALTLFDSICNSRWFIKTSIILFLNKIDRFKEKLPISPMKNYFPDYEGGDDYAAACDYILNRFVSLNQHETKQIYTHFTCATDTTQIRFVMAAVNDIIIQENLRLCGLI is encoded by the exons ATGGGTTGCGGAATGAGCacggaggagaaggagggcaAGGCCCGGAACGAGGAGATTGAGAACCAGCTCAAGAGGGACAGGTTGCAACAGCGCAATGAGATCAAGATGCTTCTGCTCG GAGCCGGTGAATCCGGAAAGTCCACCATTCTCAAGCAGATGAAGCTCATTCACGAAGGCGGCTACTCACGGGACGAGCGCGAATCTTTCAAAGAAATCATCTTCAGCAACACTGTACAGTCTATGCGTGTCATCTTGGAGGCCATGGAGTCGCTCGAGCTGCCTCTGGAGGACCAAAGGATGGAGTACCACGTACAGACCATCTTCATGCAGCCTGCTCAGATCGAAGGCGACGTCTTGCCACCAGAGGTCGGCAACGCCATCGAGGCCCTGTGGAAGGATCGTGGTGTCCAGGAGTGCTTCAAGCGTTCAAGGGAATACCAGTTGAACGACTCTGCCAGATA CTACTTCGACAATATTGCTCGTATTGCTGCACCAGACTACATGCCTAACGACCAGGACGTGCTTCGATCTCGCGTCAAGACAACCGGTATCACTGAGACGACTTTCATCATTGGCGACCTCACCTACCGAATGTTCGATGTTGGTGGCCAACGTTCTGAGCGAAAGAAGTGGATTCACTGCTTCGAGAACGTTACAACGATTCTCTTCCTCGTCGCCATTTCCGAGTACGATCAGCTATTGTTCGAGGACGAGACGGTCAACCGTATGCAGGAGGCTCTCACACTTTTCGACTCCATCTGCAACTCGAGGTGGTTCATCAAAACCTCCATCATTCTCTTCCTGAACAAGATCGATCGCTTTAAGGAGAAGCTGCCCATCAGCCCGATGAAGAACTACTTCCCCGACTACGAGGGTGGCGACGACTACGCTGCAGCCTGCGACTACATCCTCAACCGATTCGTCAGCTTAAACCAGCACGAGACAAAGCAAATTTACACACATTTCACCTGCGCCACAGACACCACACAGATCCGCTTCGTCATGGCGGCTGTTAATG ACATCATCATACAAGAGAACCTCCGTCTCTGTGGTCTGATCTAA
- a CDS encoding cell division cycle protein 123 codes for MPAFDSVTALPQSTDVTTTEQASIQFPPVTRDHILNCSYDAWFPKYRTSCLKSRIIKLSPEFVDYLREDGITLADEAEDGEDDWEPSIPTGVFKAPQPEPGQDQGEADTDSDDDERDQQTPAKLPPNRRFPGLHQKIKDEIKQLGGEVVPKLNWSSPKDATWIMLDKNTMRCTTPDDVYLLLKSSSFISHDLEHAFDGCATALQQQPSQGSDAASSTSTLGFQPVLVLRPYFKPQPSLEFRCFVKQRNLVAISQRDLKNYDFLDGLRPAIIARVRELFNKILRFTFPDGSFVFDVYIPEGDDDDDDETDCRLSRARLIDINPWAPRTDSLLFDWEELLDLRVPRPVLGTSGEVGVGAPGLEAPSETDETTDDDEDEDDFEPELRLVSKDDPIESNFLSSQYSAHKLPKEVVDASAAGEGGMREFAQQWNQMMGARN; via the coding sequence ATGCCTGCATTTGATAGTGTTACTGCACTTCCGCAGTCCACAGATGTGACGACTACAGAGCAGGCCTCTATCCAATTCCCACCTGTCACTAGGGATCACATTCTGAATTGCTCTTATGATGCCTGGTTCCCCAAGTACCGCACCTCATGTCTCAAGTCTCGCATCATCAAGCTCTCGCCAGAGTTTGTCGACTATCTCCGAGAAGACGGCATAACTCTGGCGGATGAAGCTGAGGACGGCGAGGATGACTGGGAACCTTCGATCCCTACAGGCGTCTTCAAGGCGCCCCAGCCAGAGCCAGGACAGGACCAGGGAGAAGCAGACACGGAttctgacgacgacgagaggGATCAACAAACCCCTGCAAAGCTTCCTCCAAATCGCAGATTCCCGGGGCTGCACCAGAAAATCAAGGACGAGATTAAACAGCTCGGTGGGGAGGTAGTCCCCAAGCTGAACTGGTCGTCGCCCAAAGACGCCACCTGGATCATGTTGGACAAGAACACGATGCGCTGCACGACTCCAGACGACGTGTACCTGTTGCTAAAGAGCTCGAGTTTCATCAGCCATGACCTCGAGCACGCCTTTGACGGCTGCGCGACAGCATTACAGCAGCAACCTAGCCAGGGTAGCGATGCAGCATCAAGCACCTCCACACTAGGCTTCCAGCCCGTGTTAGTCCTGCGCCCATATTTCAAGCCGCAGCCCTCGCTCGAGTTCCGCTGCTTCGTCAAGCAGAGGAACCTGGTGGCCATCTCCCAGCGCGACCTCAAGAACTACGACTTCCTCGACGGTCTGCGGCCCGCCATCATTGCCCGTGTGAGGGAGCTCTTCAACAAGATCCTCCGCTTCACCTTCCCGGACGGCTCTTTTGTATTTGACGTGTATATCCccgagggtgacgatgacgacgacgatgagacCGACTGCAGGCTGTCCAGGGCGAGGCTGATCGACATCAACCCCTGGGCCCCGAGGACCGACTCGTTGCTGTTTGATTGGGAGGAGCTCTTGGATCTGCGGGTGCCGAGACCGGTTCTGGGGACGAGTGGTGAAGTTGGTGTTGGCGCGCCGGGCTTGGAGGCTCCGAGCGAGACGGACGAGACTACggatgatgacgaggatgaggacgacTTTGAGCCGGAGTTGCGGCTCGTTAGCAAGGACGACCCGATCGAGTCAAACTTCCTCTCATCGCAGTACTCTGCTCACAAGCTACCCAAGGAGGTGGTGGATGCTAGTGCTGCAGGCGAGGGTGGTATGAGGGAGTTTGCACAGCAATGGAATCAAATGATGGGGGCAAGGAATTGA
- a CDS encoding Delta(3,5)-Delta(2,4)-dienoyl-CoA isomerase: protein MSGVTTVEYRGRVAVITICNERKLNALDLHGYYELSERMREVATHDEVYVTLLTAKGRFFSAGADVSTIRDPPTTGEDDSGIADGGRRQWLQSFVAFNLNITQAFYSHPKILVVGLNGPVVGLSAALVSFADFIYATPSTFLLTPFSSLGLVAEGGASRALVQRLGVSKANEALLMSRRVPADELLQTGFVNKVFTELKGAKDDDVRFKELVLAEIDDKLGDHLVGDSLIGIKELIRRPEIDVLEGQNAREVFAGLGRFMSGVPQREFLKLASGEKRHKL, encoded by the exons ATGTCCGGAGTCACAACCGTCGAATACAGGGGCCGGGTGGCTGTCATCACCATCTGCAACGAGCGCAAGCTCAACGCCCTCGACCTACATGGCTACTATGAGCTGTCGGAGAGGATGCGCGAGGTGGCCACCCACGACGAGGTCTACGTGACCTTGTTGACGGCCAAGGGCCGTTTTTTCTCGGC cggcGCCGATGTATCCACCATCCGCGACCCTCCCACCACAGGCGAGGACGACAGCGGCATCGCCGACGGTGGCCGCCGCCAGTGGCTGCAGAGCTTTGTGGCCTTCAACCTCAACATCACTCAGGCCTTCTATTCGCACCCCAAGATCCTGGTCGTGGGGCTCAACGGGCCCGTCGTCGGCCTGTCGGCCGCGCTCGTTTCCTTTGCCGACTTCATCTACGCCACGCCGTCTACCTTTCTGCTGACGCCGTTTTCGTCCCTTGGCCTGGTCGCAGAGGGCGGCGCGTCGCGCGCCCTGGTGCAGCGCCTCGGCGTTAGCAAGGCCAACGAGGCCCTGCTCATGAGCCGCCGCGTCCCCgccgacgagctgctgcagACCGGCTTCGTCAACAAGGTCTTTACCGAGCTCAAGGGCGCcaaggacgacgacgtcCGGTTCAAGGAGCTTGTCCTGGCCGAGATTGACGACAAGCTGGGCGACCACCTCGTGGGCGACAGCCTGATCGGCATCAAGGAGCTGATCCGCCGGCCCGAGATCGATGTGCTCGAGGGCCAGAACGCGAGGGAGGTCTTTGCCGGGCTTGGGAGGTTTATGAGCGGCGTGCCGCAGCGCGAGTTTTTGAAGCTTGCCTCGGGCGAGAAGCGACACAAGCTATAA
- a CDS encoding 3-ketodihydrosphingosine reductase tsc10 — MDFLTVGTNRSMESHLSPSESTLKLAALGLLSAIALVSAMGVFGVKNSMPVEGKTILLTGGSDGMGRSVAVKLAAKGANVIIVARNVQRLEETIAAMKSAAKSPKTQRFHHIPADVGKPGYAIALLEAATTWNGGQPPDIVWTVAGIAHPTLFADTSDAVRIARQAMDVNYWGTAELAHAVLRAWYDPSSPAPGPTAEPRHLIFTSTAAVMASIAGYGLYAPSKAALRCLADALSQEVLLYPDHPVKIHVVLPGTITSAAFEKEQEIKHPVTKALEKDDPVQSPEEVAEASIKGLERGNYLVTVNWVGEALRWSTIGSSWRNHWVVDILGAWLAQIIWIFVLWDMRSSIMSHVKKHGRPDNQVKESSVTG; from the exons ATGGATTTCCTCACTGTTGGCACGAATCGCTCCATGGAGTCTCACCTCAGTCCCAGCGAATCAACCCTCAAATTAGCCGCTCTTGGTTTGTTGAGCGCAATCGCTCTAGTAAGCGCCATGGGCGTCTTCGGGGTAAAGAATAGCATGCCTGTTGAAGGCAAG ACTATCCTGCTCACTGGCGGCTCGGATGGCATGGGCAGAAGCGTAGCCGTCAAGCTGGCGGCGAAAGGTGCCAATGTGATTATAGTGGCACGGAACGTTCAGAGGCTGGAAGAGACGATCGCAGCAATGAAG TCGGCAGCAAAATCCCCCAAGACGCAAAGGTTCCACCACATACCCGCCGACGTAGGCAAGCCGGGCTATGCCATCGCGCTCCTCGAAGCCGCGACGACGTGGAACGGCGGGCAACCCCCCGACATCGTGTGGACAGTAGCGGGCATCGCGCACCCGACTCTTTTCGCCGACACTTCCGACGCTGTGCGCATCGCGCGCCAGGCCATGGACGTCAACTACTGGGGCACGGCGGAGCTGGCGCACGCGGTGCTGCGGGCCTGGTACGACCCGTCGAGTCCGGCGCCCGGCCCCACTGCAGAGCCGCGCCACCTCATCTTCACGTCGACGGCGGCCGTGATGGCCAGCATCGCTGGGTACGGACTTTACGCACCGTCCAAGGCCGCGCTGCGCTGCCTCGCCGACGCCCTTAGCCAGGAGGTTCTGCTGTACCCGGATCACCCGGTCAAGATTCACGTCGTGCTACCCGGCACCATCACCAGTGCCGCGTTTGAGAAAGAGCAGGAGATCAAGCACCCAGTCACAAAGGCGCTCGAAAAAGACGACCCCGTGCAGTCGCCTGAGGAGGTGGCAGAGGCTTCCATCAAGGGTCTGGAGCGCGGCAACTACCTCGTCACCGTCAACTGGGTGGGCGAGGCTTTGCGCTGGTCTACGATTGGCAGTTCCTGGAGGAATCACTGGGTCGTCGATATCCTGGGTGCCTGGCTTGCCCAGATTATCTGGATCTTTGTGCTTTGGGATATGCGCAGTTCAATTATGTCCCACGTTAAGAAGCATGGGCGACCAGATAATCAAGTCAAGGAGAGTTCTGTGACTGGGTAA
- a CDS encoding smr domain-containing protein, with translation MSIPMTRLGDRAFSHSENNDVEAEYDRLRDLARQEARKRGDCFERSRQAYENGDGAEAKRLSNEGKKHGANMERYNKQASEYIFRENNNPERVAEDTIDLHGQFVEEAEDILEARIRDAQARGQRHLHVIVGKGNHSAGGVQKIKPRVEQVCRELGLDYATEANDGRIFVDLTGAKVGAPPPLPPQPGGGYGGGGHGPSHGGHQPHHDSGYGQAHHGGGQYQQHPPQQQQQHHQQQQQQQDDDIIGMLLKKIPCCIVM, from the exons ATGTCAATTCCAATGACGCGACTGGGCGACAGAG CCTTCAGTCATAGCGAAAACAATGATGTAGAGGCCGAATACGACCGACTTAGGGACTTGGCTCGGCAAGAGGCACGGAAACGCGGCGACTGTTTCGAAAGG TCCCGCCAAGCGTACGAAAatggcgacggcgccgaAGCCAAGCGCCTCTCCAACGAGGGCAAGAAGCACGGCGCCAACATGGAGCGCTACAATAAGCAGGCCTCTGAGTACATATTCCGGGAGAACAACAACCCggagcgcgtggccgaggACACCATCGACCTGCACGGTCAGTTCgtcgaggaggccgaggacaTTCTTGAGGCCCGCATTCGCGACGCCCAAGCCAGGGGCCAGAGGCACCTGCACGTAATTGTCGGCAAGGGCAACCACAGCGCCGGTGGCGTGCAGAAAATCAAGCCCCGCGTCGAGCAGGTGTGCCGCGAGCTGGGCCTCGACTATGCCACCGAGGCCAACGACGGCCGCATCTTTGTTGACCTGACCGGAGCCAAGGTcggggcgccgccgccgctgccgccacaGCCTGGTGGTGGgtacggcggcggtggtcacGGGCCCAGTCACGGTGGCCACCAACCTCACCACGATTCTGGTTATGGCCAGGCCCACCACGGGGGTGGCCAGTATCAGCAGCACCCaccgcagcagcaacagcaacatcaccagcaacagcagcagcaacaggacgaCGATATCATTGGTATGTTACTCAAGAAGATACCTTGCTGCATTGTTATGTAA